From Acetobacter sp.:
TCCCCGTTCCGGCTGCGGGGACGATGGATGAGGGAGGCGATGGTCCCCTTCCTCGTCAGTGAACAGGTCGAAACAGCCGTGGCGAAGGAGGGATCGTCCAGCGGGCAACCGGCTGGCCCGCCTTCGTTGGAACGACGGGTCCATAGGATGCGGTCCGAACCGTTCGCAGCAGGGACGCAGCAGTCGGGGGCGGGTGTCAGGCCGTGATCCGCGCCACCAGCATGGAAGACGGTCGCACCGGGCGAGCACGATATCCTCCTGTGTCGCACGTTCCCCACCTGTCGGACCGGTCATGCCGGCATCGTATTTCCTGGGGGCTGTCGGATCCGCACACCATGGCCTCGGTCGGATGGCTGATCTAGCCGAAGACCGGCTGCGCCTCGATCGGCTGGCCGCAACGGCGTTCCAGAACTTTCTTCCCCTGACGGCTGCGCCGTCATTCCTCGCGAGCCAAGAAAGTTCCGGCCCTGCCGTCCTCCGCTGCGCTGCGGCCCTGAAGGGTGCTCTGCCGCTCGCCTCCGGCTGGTCGATCGCCATCGAGGCCACGGTGGTCGCGGCCCGATAACAGCATGGAGATACGACAATGGCTAACATCGGTTCCTTCAAGAAGGTGGGGGAAGGCTTCGAAGGCGAAATCGTCACCCTGGCCCTGCAGGCCCGCAACGTCCGCCTGGTGGCGGAAACCAGCCGGGCTAACGACAACGCCCCCAACTACCGCGTCTACCTGGGACGGGTTGA
This genomic window contains:
- a CDS encoding DUF736 family protein, with the translated sequence MANIGSFKKVGEGFEGEIVTLALQARNVRLVAETSRANDNAPNYRVYLGRV